The window AATGTTGATTCTGAGCTTGAACTGAAAAGATGAAGGCACCTGCATGGCTGGCAAGCTTTACTCATGCTAAGAGTGGTGTGAGGAAGAACCTCCTCTGTCACTGTTTTTCCATTAACATCACATTTAGAATAGAGGGTAAAAAATTACACAGAGATGAGTGTTGAGGACTTGTATAAAAGCAGAGCATCATAAGTACAACTTCACTCTTCTTCTACAACCAGAATGTTGTGCTCATAACCATAACGGCTTTTTTCTACCTTATTTCTCAGATGCCTTCCATCAGATCATACGGGATGAAGGAGCCTTAGCTTTATGGAACGGTACTTTCCCCTCCTTGCTGCTGGTCTTCAATCCTGCCATACAGTTCATGTTTTATGAAGGctttaaaagaaagcttttaaaaaagcaaacacaagtaAGTATGTTTTGAGACCGGGTGATGGGCGTTCTCTTTTAAGAGAGAGGTTCTTAGGAGAAATGTATGTTTGGTTCCGTTTCTTGTTTTGGTGGTGTGGAAGatctttgtcttcatttttttctttctttccctgttgtTGGGTTTTAAAGTCGGTGTATTTTTTTATGAAGGCATGTGATTGTGATGCCAAGCGGGCTCTGAATTTTTCCCATTCCTAAGGAAGCTGTTACTGTGACAAATTCCtctttctgtaaaaataaagctgcacCACTTGTCCACATCTGTTTACATTTGCTTGCCACCCTTGGTCTGCATTATTGCATTTAAATTCTAATCTACCTGTTTGAGAAACGGGTAGTTTTACATACCCTGTTATCCTTCCTCAAGTAAATTTAATATGTTGGTTGCCCGTATTTCTGATTGGACCCAACCTGCTTTTATAATTTGGAGAATGTTCTGATATGGACACCTACTAATTTTCAGTCATAAATTCACACAGATGTGAGCTTTCATACCTACACTTATTTCAGTGTACTTGGTGAATCCTGGAACATGACGGGTTTTGGAGGTGAGGATGGACTTCCATCAGGTGTAATTAAGGACTGAGGGATGGAGATTTTTAGCCTCAGTTGTCAGGACTATAATTCTGCCTGTCGGCATAGCGGTTCTCTCAGGATTAAAGAATCACGTTATAGCAGACATTCAGTCCATCACTGTTGTTGTAGAAGGCAACACATCACCTTGCCTCAAGAGCGTGTTGTGGATGTATTAGTTTGTATGTTCTGAAGCTTGAACTGGTTGTGAATTGAGGGCATGCTTAATGCTACTTTAAGTTTGATTCAGCTGTATGGCTGTATCTTCATGTCGTTTCTGTAAGCTAGCTGAAGGGTACAGGTGAGAAATGCAAAAGCTTGTCAGTAGGTAGGAATTACAAATGAACTCCCCTTGTGGGGAAGCTGCTTGGTTGCACTGTGTTTTGACTCTTAAAGGTGAGATAACCTCAAGCTTCATTATACTTCTTTTATTCCAGAGGTGCTTAGAGAACCAAGAAGCAGGTAAGAATACCCAACTGCCAAAGATAGGCAGGTAACTGGCTGATGGGGTgctttgtgttctttctgtatTGAACAGCTCACATCTTTGGATGCTTTTGTCATGGGTGCAGTAGCCAAAGCTGTTGCCACCACCCTCACTTATCCTTTGCAGACGGTGCAGTCCATCCTGCGGGTGAGTACTCTTCTTGTTTCTGGGTAACTGATCATTTGCAAGAACATGTCTTCTTTCTGAAGCCATACCGATGGGTTCTGATGGAACTTGGCATTGCTATTGCAAATTGCTTCAAGAGCTATCAGGATTGACAACGTAATGCATCGGTATTGTGTCCCACAGAAGCTGGTACCCCATGCAGCTTATAGGCACTGCAAAGTTGTAGCTTTACTTCTTTGgctataaacagaaaatgtgtcAAGTGGGAAACTAAAATTAAATCCTCTAAGCCCGGTTTGTTTCCAGATGACCTCAAgctttaaaatctcttttatgtttttatttaattttagaaCTGCTACACATTTATATTTTCACTGTGTGGTTATTGCTAACCCTCATAAGATATTGGGTGAATGTTATGtctccccagcttttctcagcTTCTGTTCCTTCCCACTTCTATACACATTCCTGTGTACATAATGGCATCCATGTAGAAATTAAGTTTTGATTAAAGTCATTTCTTCTGAAACTTTCTCAACTTGTGATTATCAGTAGAGCCAGTGCATTCATTTGCTGTCTTATCATGTTTAAAGAGACTGGACACATCTCAGGAGTTAGGTTAATAATACAggcttttattatttaaatgatagatttaaaagaaaatgacatttaagCAAACGTACCTTTATTTGGGTTCATTGCAGAATggtctgtttttaatttgtagtGCCTTTTCTGCTGGCGTGAATGAGAAATGTCAGAAAGTCAGAGTGCTCTGTTTTAGCTTTAGCACTGCACAGTGCTACAGTTTTCCTGGGTCTGTGCCAGCAGAACAGCTTTAGCCCTCATTCCTTTCCATGGTTGCGGCAGAAATAGCTGCAGTTTTGTGACTCTCACTTCCATGTTTCGTTTGTCTCCCCCTGGCTTCTTGAACGAAGTCCTTCTGTCTCTTGGTGGCAGTGTCATTCTTTAAAATGAGGGCAGCTCTGGTAAGTTGTGCTGATGGTTTGATGACAAACCaactgctgcctcctgcttgcTCTAGCCTAAGGCAGCCAGTTTTTTGCTGGCTTGCCTGGGCAGCGAGGAGTCACCTTTATGGTAAAGCACAGCCTTGCTGTTGGTGTCCCAGTGCTGATGTGTGCTTCTCACAGAGGCCCGTGGTAGAAAAAGGTGCCCTATGTGCTGTTACTTCATGGCAGCCCATTCTTTCCCTGTGATGCAAGGAATACTTCCGCATGAAAGTTAAGTTCTGTCCTCAAAGTTGAATTATGGggctttttcttctaaaaatctTCAACTTTTAGAAACTTACTGCTCTCTCTTAGTTATCAGGGCTTCTTGTAGTGAGCTCTCTCCACCTTTGCTTCCCTCTTCCTGGCACAGCGCTCTTCCTTGTTCCCATGAAATGAGCAGTTACCTGTGTCATTGATAGTGCTGAGCAGCTTCCAGCCTTGCCTGTTGGTAGGTCTGTCTCCCTTTcagtcattaaaaatacatggcACTGTTGTTACTGATTATGCAAGGAAGCTGCTTCTTCAGCACCTTTGTCAGTAAACAGTGGATAAATTAAGTTCCCACTGGAGAAACAGCAATGCTGTTGGTGTGCACAGCATTCCAGTGTGCAGACGTTCTCTTTAAAACTCATGCCTCATTTCCTGAGTTAGAGAATGCTCTTCCCTTTGGGAGATGTTTAACTTTTATTCCTTGGAAAAGCTCTGTTTGCAGTGCATCAAACAGAGCAGTGTGATGGTAGAGAAGAGATGAGAAGGAAACTCCCAATCCTGGTGGTGTTCAGAAACCTCTGAGTAACATGGGCTGTGTCTGGCACGGTAGCTTGAACCTAGTTAGTATTTGAAAATTGATGGAGGCTTCTGATTCTTTGACAGTAACACTTAACCTTGGTTTCTCAGGATCAAATGGGTTAGTTGCTGATGACAAGTCATTGCTTGTGAGATCCTCTTCACCTAAATAGTTTCCAATActgttctgttgctgctgtttctcaagGCACATAGCAAAGAGACTTGTGTAAATCCCACATGTTCTTGCAAGCTCAGTTTTTGAGATCCTAAAAAATTTTCTCCTGTAGAAGAATTGAAAGACAGCAAACATGGCCATGTGTAATGGCTTCTTGGAATTTGTcttaaaaccaaaatattttgttctatcACTGAACGTGTGAAGTTGAGTAACTTCAGCTTTGGCTTCACGCCTTCGCTGACTGCTTTTAAAGCCTAGAGCATTCAAAAAGAGCTGTAGGATAGACTCTTCAGGCTTTCTTACCACATATTGGGTTCTCAGCTGATTAACGCGGGGAGCTACTGCACTAAAATGCTGgtgcttccttttcttttcagtttggaCGCCACAGATTGAACCCAGAAAACCGAACACTGGGCAGTCTTAAAAATGTTCTCTACCTTCTTCGAGAGAGAGTGAGGTGagacttctttgtttgtttttctactaTGgcataaaatgtttaaatattacTAATGTTGATGGTATTGCTGGATGTGActcttgtttccttttgccTGTCCACCACAGCCCGAACTTGCCATTTGAATCAGcctgatttttgttgtttttttagtCATACTATAGTGTAGAAATTCACAAAACTGAATTCTCCTTAAagtctctgcagcagctggtcTATGGGAAACCTATTGATTCACTTCTGgctttaaaaagaagcaagtTCCTTGCCCAAAATACTTAACTTGTAGACTcttctgtgaaatgcttttaatCATAACAGTCAGTTAAGAGATCAAGAATGAATTGAAGATCCTTAATGTTGTCATTAACTTGTAataattcttcttcttcttcttcttcttagGCGTTTTGGATTAATGGGACTCTACAAAGGCCTTGAAGCAAAGCTCCTGCAGACAGTCCTTACTGCTGCTCTTATGTTTCTAGTATATGAGAAACTGACTGCAGCAACCTTCAGAGTCATGGGATTAAAGCATTCGCGCGCACATTGAGAAAGGAACCTATGCCAAAGGTTATGGGCTctagaaaaatgtattctgtttTTGAGACTGCACTTGGGTAGTAACGGGTCCACATTTGCTCTTCTTTAGCCATCTCCATTCCTTGGAGAAGTTCGAAATGCACTCTGTAGGAAGTGTTGCCACAACTTTGGGAATAGCTCATTCCCTGCTCTTCTGTGGACTCACTGTGttaagaaatgaagcagagacCTTATTCAGACACTTGAAATGAAATTCTTACTGCTTTGTGAATTGGCAGACAGTCGCGGTGAGAATGATTCCCTCACTGTGCTGAACTTTCTGGTTTTCCTTTGAATTACCCTTAACTACTCTCCCTGTCTTTACCTTCTGTCAACGGCCGGTTTCATGTTATTCTCCTCACACTGTGTTTATGTCACTCAATAATGTGGATCATTAAAACAATTCAGAAAGATCAAGATTTTGACACGGTTTTCTTTTAACATCACATGCATGTTTGCAGCACAGAATGACGAGGTGTTCTCCCAGAAACCTGGTGTTGATGTTTCTCAGCTGCTACTGTGAATGTTAGCAGTGAGTAGGCACAGTGCCTTCCACAACCCACAGGCAAATATTCAGTGCAGACACTGGGTAGAAAAGGGGAGAGTATCCTCCTGCTTTTACGAGGTGAGTGCCTCAAGAAAGTGACTCCCTACACAGAAACAGATacaattctgtattttcaggTTCCTTGTGGAGAATGTGCATTCGTGTTCTCATGCAGACGGGGAGCAATAGCCTGTGCTTCATCAGTGGCATGCCTTCCCAAAAATGGGGTATAGTTGTCTGGGAAGATCTGTGGAAAAACACTTTCTTGACCAGAAGGCCAAAGGGTCATAACTGTTATCCCAGCTAATGTGAGCATGTTCtttatgcagtgttttgtttagTCATCCTCGGCCATAAAATACATGTAAGTACTGCTGTCTGTCATGAAGTCTGCAGCAGGATTCTACAGTCTTATAGTTGAAGTATTGAGAAAGTCTACAATAGCTTAACGCCAGTGAAGTCTGGGAGAAGTAACTGCTAACAAGGTTTGTTGAACTGTGAAATGGCGtcttcccctttctccctcccctctcccctccaaTTTGAATCAGTTCTGCATATGAAATGAGAATGTCTTTCTGCAGAAGTATTGCCTTCTTTTGCACAGGAATAAATTGGGCTTTAGGTTCAAAATGTATTGGGAGTATCAGTGTAAAACTCTGCTTCATGCTCTGTTTGGTTCTTTTCAGCCCAAATGGCATTTGCATGTGACATCAAGAGGAATGAGTAAGCACAATGAGCTGGAGTTATACTCTGCTAAATGGCAGGAATTTTCCTGAGATGATGGTAGACCTCACTGGTGGTAAAGAAGCAGTCACGCTTCTGAGAATTGCAGTGAAAATGTTCTGTTGACTGAAATGAGGGATCACACAGAAAGACAATTTGATGTGTCTTgctatttttaataagaaattcTCTGTTGTCAGAATGGCTCTTGGTAAACCACTTTGGGTCTGGAAGGATCTGTGACGTTCTTGCTCAGAATAATTGCAAGTGAGCTGGAAGGCTGCTGGCTTTACGTAAATGCCAAATGCTTCTGATACCACTTCAGCTGAAATCTGTGGCTACTGCAAGCTCTAACTCAGTGTCTCGCAGGCTTTTCGATCTGTGTTGACATTGCAGGTGTTTGTGCTGAAAGCCTCAAGACTGAGATTGCTGCTACCACTGCACTGCATTTCTCCTGTGTGCCCGGGAGCTAGCTGCGTGTTCCAGCCAGAAACTGCATCCTTTCACTTCTAGAGAACATAAAGTGTTTTCATCTCAAAATGAAAACCggtctttttaaaaatattgttatttaaaaatactattaccggtctttttaaaaatactgttatgAAGGGAAGGGTTGCTTTGAAGGACAGCAGCAAAATCTGAGCCAAGTTCCCTCATGGGTAACCGTTCTTTCTTTGGCTCAGTGTAGGGGATCTAAATGGAATCCCTGTCTCGTCCCTTCTGTAGCTCACCCCACGCCTTGACCAAAGTGAAGAGACATCTGTGGCAGCTTAGTTTGCTAAGAGAGCAGCTACTCGGACACCTTGATGTTAGGGGTGCTTTTTGCTTCTATTTACATCTTTGAACCTGCCTCATTGCTGCATTGATTGTTTGCCTGTATAAATAATAGCAGAACTGTATTTAATGCAGTGGTTGCAATCCAGAAGGACCAATGACCTGCTAGTTCTTacaagtttgtttttgttttttgtactgAATGTTGATTCTGAGGGTACAGATTGAGAGCTGCTGAGGTATAATgtatactcttttttttttttttttttaatcaatatgATTTAAAGCAGAGTTAGAGGGGGAGACAGTATATCTAAAACAGTCATTCTCTTAGAATTCTTTAACCCCCCAAAGGCTGAATTGTGCATCTCCAAAGGCCGTAGCAGATTCTGGGCAGGCCGCCCTTTGCCTACCAAACCCCCTGTTGCTTGCAGCTGCTGTGTCCTAGCAGATGCCTCTCACCTTTAGGGCACACTCCAACAGGGCAGGCTGCAAAGACCATATCAAAGTGAGCTTCTATGGTATGGAGGGTGTCAGGTCAAATTGCTAATCAAATAAAGCTGTGCACGTCCATATTGCCTGCACCGGGCTGCTCAGCCCCCCAGCTGTACACCCAGGTattgcagcaggaggaggagagcagtaTTTGGGGCCCTGGCAGCAGTGAGAGCCTTCACTTCTACAATCACTGAAAAATGCAGCGTGTATCTTTCTGGAGTGGGTTGGATAGGGATGCTTTCTTGCAGGATGCCACATTACTTCGTGCTTTTCATTTGCAGCATAGCTTGTCCCATTTGGCTGCATTCTTTTTTACTTCCTGCAGGAAGTAATGTGTGTGTGTCCAGGCTTTTCCCTTGGGGTTTGGCTGCGAAAACAGCATTAAGGTCTTCAGGAAATCTCCCAGAAGTGATGAGATTCAGGTGGTAATCTGAAGTAGCATAAAGGCATCCTGATTTGCAGGAGGGAACCACGTTTGTCTGAGCTCTCCCAGTGATCCTCTTAGGCCGGAGAGCTGCAGTCGTCAGCACCCCTTACCCGGCTGCCCTCCCTGTGGGTGCTGCTTTTATTCTTAGCAGCAGCTAATCTCTTCTGTGCGCTCACATCCAGATATGGAgcacttgatttatttttgtttgttttatttttatttttattttccttccaatgAGATTTATGTGGAATTAAACAAATGCTGAGCACTTTGGCAGGCTTTCCCTGTGGCTTCCTTGCTGAGAACTGTCGCTTTAAAATCCTTGGTGTGGCCTTGCAGATCTTAGTGTGGGGTTGATAGGTGATCTCAGTCTGTCTGGGTATATTACAGTTGTGGTGGGGCCCCATTACATGCTCCCTTGTCTCAGCTCAGTGGTGGGACATTGAGAGGCACGGAGTTGTCCTTTTGTACAGGAAATCTTGTCCATGCCCTTGTTTTGGAGAGTCTGTCCTTTCCGAGTCCTTGAGGAGCAGTGGTGATTTGCTGATGTGAAGCTGTTACGAAGTGCTGCCTTTCGTGAATGCTGATGGGAGAAAACTAATTTGATGGATTTTTCTCATCATCTTTCCCTGTGCACGTGCCCATGCAGTCCTAAGCCTCAGAGCCATCCCTCGCATATAAAACTCTTCCTCTCTTTGCAATCATTTATCCTAGATTTCTCTAGATCAGTTACCCAGAAACAAGAAGAGTACTCACCCGCAGGATGGACTGCACCATCTGCAAAGGATAAGTGAGGGTGGTGGCAACGGCTTTGGCTACTGCACCCATGACAAAAGCATCCAAAGATGTGAGCTgttcaatacagaaaggacacaaaGCACCCCATCAGCCAGTTACCTGCATATCTTTGGCAGTTGGGTATTCTTACCTGCTTCTTGGTTCTCTAAGCACCTCTGGAATAAAAGAAGTATAATGAAGCTTGAGGTTATCTCACCTTTAAGAGTCAAAACACAGTGCAACCAAGCAGCTTCCCCACAAGGGGAGTTCATTTGTAATTCCCACCTACTCACAAGCTTTTGCATTTCTCACCTGCACCCCCCAGCTAGCTTACAGAAACAATGTGGTTACAGCCTATTTCAGGGGAAGAAAGTGTGAAAGCTCACATCTGTGTGAATTTATTGCTGAAAATTAGTAGGTGTCCATACCAGAGCATTCTCCAAATTATAAAGGTAGGTTGGGTCCAATCAGAAATACGGGCAACCAATGTATTTAATTCACTTGCGGAAGCATCAGCATCTTGATTCTTCCCTGGACTCTCACAAGTACGTCCATGTAACTTGTACCAGCAAGTCCTGAACTGTGCCCAGCACCCCCGCTCATGGTTCACCAACGCTGAAGAAAGGCAATCACATTTTCTCCGTGCTAACAAGCCGTTGCCTAATGCAGCCAGGGATAACATTAACTCTTCTTAGCAGCAGGGGTACACTGCTGGAACATGCACACTTAGACACCAAGGAATAACTCTTATCCTTTCTGAGAATCTGAGTTGTCGGTCTAATATAAAAGTTTACACCCTGGTAAAGAGCTGCTTACATCTCCaaggataaaaagaaatgctgaatgtAACTGCAGTGATGGCGAGCAGAGTAGTGCTAAGAAATACTCCaagtttttaaaacaataaagaagTTACTCCTTCAGCGCAAAAGCAAACAACTGGAATAAGGAATAATGGACGTGTCTGGATTCCCATGTGAAGTTTGAAGGTGGAAAACTAGTTACTGGATTACATATATTCCACAAATGAGTTTTTTCCTAACAACAGCACCTGAGGCATGAGATAGGCGGGTGAGAGGCAGCTCTAACAAATGCCTTGCGGTTAAGTTTGGAGCAAATCAGTCAGGTAAGTGAGAAAAAGGCACTGCCTGCTTCAACTTAACGAAATGGGTCACAGATAAAATGCTGAGTCGGTGTGCCTACCCTAACAATTCAGTGTTATCTCATTTTTATCACGTTGACTGTAACACCCCAGCAACCGTCCCGCATCCACAGCCTGTGCTGTAGCACATCCAAAATGGACAGTGATGTGCACCTTCACTGAAGCCACCAGGCAGAGAAATGGCGTCGTGTTAAGAGAAGAAAACTCCTCAATGACCAGCACTAGTTATAAAGGCATTCTGGCATTCCTGAAAATGctggaaatgtacagaaaatgagaagagagaCAAAGATGAAGTGCTGGTAAACTCAgcatctgaccactcttttgatGCAAACACTTGGTTTTCATCTTAGATTTTACGAGTGCTTCTTTCTCAAGAATAGCTGGGGATAAACCACATTACTGGGACTGCTTCCAAAGTTACAATTAAACATTATCTGAGTATGCAATTATTCCTCAAAATTACAGCAAGTTTGCTTTGCCCTGTTCTTttgtgctggaaaagaaagggagaaactcCCTCTGCAGAGCATATCCAACGGAGGGAAGCATTCTCAAAACGTACTGAGACAAGACAAATAAAAGCTATGGTCAACAAAGTGCTTATGACCTCACATCGCTCTGTGAGGTTTTCTTCGGTCAGCTGGTTTGGTTTAAGGCTCTTTCTGTCTGATTCCAGACTTCATTAAAACCACCACAGTTCGTGCACTGCTCAGCCAGGTTCTCTGGAGGAAACGCTGCTCCCCTCGTGCCACAATCGCTGATGTTTCCTTCACAAGAAATGCTTTTGCAGTCACTCCATTGCAGTTAATGGTTTGTTGGTGTCTTTTCGACTGAAGCTGACTTGTCACCCTCATGAGACAAACACAGTGTAGAAATGTGAATGAAGGAGAGCGCTTACCAGCCGAGAGGTTCTGATGCACACAACTGCCAACTGCTCAGTTTCAAAGCCATCAAAGAGTTGTTGGCCAAGCTAAGCTGGAGTTCTGGAAACCCTCGCCC of the Gallus gallus isolate bGalGal1 chromosome 1, bGalGal1.mat.broiler.GRCg7b, whole genome shotgun sequence genome contains:
- the SLC25A17 gene encoding peroxisomal membrane protein PMP34 isoform X3, which codes for MTVFFPLDTARLRLQVDEKRKSKTTPAVLLEIIKEEGLLAPYRGWFPVISSLCCSNFVYFYTFNSLKTLWVKGQHSSTGKDLVLGVVAGVVNVLLTTPLWVVNTRLKLQGAKFRNEDIVPTNYKGIIDAFHQIIRDEGALALWNGTFPSLLLVFNPAIQFMFYEGFKRKLLKKQTQLTSLDAFVMGAVAKAVATTLTYPLQTVQSILRFGRHRLNPENRTLGSLKNVLYLLRERVRRFGLMGLYKGLEAKLLQTVLTAALMFLVYEKLTAATFRVMGLKHSRAH